In Candidatus Fusobacterium pullicola, the following proteins share a genomic window:
- a CDS encoding response regulator transcription factor produces the protein MKKILIVDDEEQIRNILRMYLVREGYEISEAEDGEKGLRLFYEKPFDLVILDVMLPKKDGWSILREIKKYTETPVIMLTARDDSEDEVFGFEMGADDYITKPFNNKVLLARVKSLLRKSNNSVESIIEIGDLVINDTSHSVTDSKREIELAPKEYDLLVYLVKNNKIALSREKLLNEVWGYDFLGDDRTIDTHIKNLRKKIGKGAIKTIRGIGYKLDL, from the coding sequence ATGAAAAAAATATTAATTGTTGATGATGAAGAGCAGATAAGAAATATATTGAGAATGTATTTAGTAAGAGAAGGTTATGAAATAAGTGAAGCAGAGGATGGAGAGAAGGGATTAAGGCTTTTTTATGAAAAACCTTTTGATTTAGTCATATTAGATGTAATGTTACCTAAAAAAGATGGTTGGAGTATCTTAAGAGAGATAAAAAAATATACAGAAACTCCAGTGATAATGTTAACAGCTAGAGATGATAGTGAAGATGAAGTATTTGGTTTTGAAATGGGAGCAGATGATTATATTACTAAACCATTTAATAACAAAGTTTTGCTGGCAAGAGTTAAGTCACTTTTGAGAAAAAGTAACAATAGTGTAGAATCTATAATAGAGATAGGAGATTTAGTAATAAATGATACCTCTCATAGTGTAACTGATTCAAAAAGAGAGATAGAGTTAGCTCCTAAAGAGTATGATTTATTAGTATATCTTGTAAAAAATAATAAAATAGCTTTAAGTAGAGAAAAGCTTTTGAATGAGGTATGGGGCTATGATTTTTTAGGAGATGATAGAACTATAGATACTCATATAAAAAACCTTAGAAAGAAAATA